A single Streptomyces sp. 2114.4 DNA region contains:
- a CDS encoding DUF5926 family protein produces the protein MAKKRRPQPQAAAPQIKDGEVPVVGAREPCPCGSGRRYKACHGRVAAHAATELVQRPFEGLPGECDWVALRELVPAATAELTLKGGLPEGVPSVTLATVLPMAWPALRRDNGAVLLGLQNDTASGDLSRDLADTLQRALATEPGNPVPAERHSADGPRLQDLLDPDAAFEPTVHTGFEFWVENAENATGEVAASLERANAAAIPTARIPGLEGAYWCEAPEKNHLRWVTAHPEEQLLDALARLHAAGAASLGEGTRLVGSFRAHGLVVPVWDLPSEMGADEVAKPAAAFAERLAGALATDAPLTPEERRARGGLTNRQVTLS, from the coding sequence ATGGCCAAGAAGCGCCGTCCCCAGCCCCAGGCCGCAGCACCGCAGATCAAGGACGGCGAGGTGCCGGTCGTCGGCGCTCGTGAGCCCTGCCCGTGCGGCTCCGGCCGCCGGTACAAGGCCTGTCACGGGCGAGTGGCGGCACACGCCGCCACCGAGCTCGTGCAGCGCCCCTTCGAGGGCCTGCCCGGTGAGTGCGACTGGGTGGCCCTGCGCGAGCTGGTGCCCGCCGCCACCGCCGAGTTGACGCTGAAGGGCGGGCTGCCCGAGGGCGTCCCGTCCGTGACGCTGGCGACCGTGCTGCCGATGGCGTGGCCCGCGCTGCGCCGCGACAACGGCGCGGTGCTGCTCGGCCTGCAGAACGACACCGCGTCCGGCGACCTCAGCCGCGACCTCGCGGACACTCTGCAGCGCGCGCTGGCCACCGAGCCCGGCAACCCGGTACCCGCCGAGCGGCACAGCGCCGACGGTCCGCGGCTGCAGGATCTGCTCGACCCGGACGCCGCTTTTGAGCCGACCGTCCACACCGGTTTCGAGTTCTGGGTGGAGAACGCCGAGAACGCCACCGGCGAGGTCGCCGCCTCTCTGGAGCGCGCCAACGCGGCGGCCATCCCGACCGCCCGGATCCCCGGTCTGGAGGGTGCGTACTGGTGCGAGGCCCCGGAGAAGAACCACCTGCGCTGGGTCACCGCGCACCCCGAGGAGCAGCTGCTGGACGCCCTCGCCCGGCTGCACGCGGCGGGCGCCGCCTCGCTCGGCGAAGGCACCCGTCTGGTGGGCTCGTTCCGCGCCCATGGCCTGGTCGTCCCGGTCTGGGACCTGCCCTCGGAGATGGGCGCCGACGAGGTCGCCAAGCCGGCCGCGGCGTTCGCCGAGCGGCTGGCCGGGGCCCTGGCGACGGACGCCCCGCTGACCCCCGAGGAGCGCCGGGCGCGCGGCGGGCTCACCAACCGTCAGGTCACCCTGAGCTGA
- a CDS encoding glycerophosphodiester phosphodiesterase translates to MTYARPAQDGRPGRPAISVVAHRGASEDAPEHTLAAYRRAIEDGADALECDVRLTADGHLVCVHDRRVNRTSNGRGSVSALELADLATLDFGSWKDDGSANEAPDRQHEDPERTSVLTLERLLELVADADRRVELAIETKHPTRWAGQVEERLVELLARFGHTGPATRTDWTSPVRVMSFSARSLHRVRAAAPGIPGVYLMQFLTPRLRDGRLPPGVGIAGPGIRILRAHPEYVARAHRAGHRVHVWTVNDTEDVELCRELGVDAVITNRPKQVRKQLGLG, encoded by the coding sequence GTGACCTATGCACGCCCCGCCCAGGACGGCCGTCCGGGCCGTCCCGCCATTTCCGTCGTCGCTCACCGCGGCGCCTCCGAGGACGCCCCGGAGCACACCCTCGCCGCCTACCGCAGAGCGATCGAGGACGGCGCGGACGCCCTGGAGTGCGATGTCCGGCTCACCGCGGACGGCCACCTCGTGTGCGTCCACGACCGGCGGGTGAACCGCACCTCGAACGGGCGCGGCTCGGTCTCCGCCCTCGAGCTCGCCGACCTGGCCACGCTCGACTTCGGCTCCTGGAAGGACGACGGGTCCGCGAACGAGGCACCGGACCGGCAGCACGAGGACCCCGAGCGGACCTCCGTACTGACGCTGGAGCGGCTGCTGGAGCTGGTCGCCGACGCCGACCGCCGGGTCGAGCTGGCCATCGAGACCAAACACCCCACCCGCTGGGCCGGGCAGGTGGAGGAGCGGCTGGTCGAACTGCTCGCGCGGTTCGGGCACACCGGACCGGCCACCCGCACCGACTGGACCTCCCCGGTCCGGGTCATGAGCTTCTCGGCGCGCTCGCTGCACCGCGTACGGGCCGCTGCGCCCGGCATCCCCGGCGTCTACCTGATGCAGTTCCTCACTCCGCGGCTCCGCGACGGCCGGCTCCCGCCCGGCGTCGGCATCGCGGGCCCGGGGATACGGATCCTCCGGGCGCACCCCGAGTACGTCGCCAGGGCGCACCGGGCCGGCCACCGGGTGCACGTGTGGACCGTCAACGACACCGAAGATGTCGAGCTGTGCCGGGAATTGGGCGTGGACGCGGTCATTACGAACCGCCCCAAACAGGTGCGTAAGCAACTCGGCCTTGGCTAA
- a CDS encoding bifunctional DNA primase/polymerase — translation MREILGRRRKLLFRRGGKPAQLGAALHYATEWQWPVLPGVGLRSGGRQPAGARLGLGERTTRRCSCPDPDCVVPGAHPFDPGLLAATTDARMVRWWWTNRPDAPVVLATGGRAPCAVSLPAVAGARALAALDHFGVRLGPVVATPTRWSLLVSPYGLPELGELLHSQDWVPSSLRFHGEGGYVVLPPSQIGAGQVRWERPPASPKLSTSFERGGPPAPAAPWLPKVATIVDALVTASTGSPDGGSRLAY, via the coding sequence ATGCGCGAGATCCTCGGAAGGCGACGCAAGCTCCTGTTCCGGCGCGGCGGAAAGCCGGCGCAGCTCGGTGCGGCGCTCCACTACGCCACCGAGTGGCAGTGGCCCGTACTTCCCGGTGTGGGACTCCGCTCCGGCGGCCGGCAGCCGGCCGGCGCCCGGCTCGGCCTCGGCGAGCGGACCACGCGTCGCTGCAGCTGCCCGGACCCCGACTGCGTGGTGCCCGGCGCGCACCCCTTCGATCCCGGTCTGCTCGCGGCCACCACCGATGCCCGGATGGTGCGTTGGTGGTGGACGAACCGCCCCGATGCCCCGGTCGTGCTGGCCACCGGCGGCCGCGCACCCTGCGCGGTGAGCCTGCCCGCGGTCGCCGGGGCCCGCGCCCTGGCGGCGCTGGACCACTTCGGCGTGCGCCTGGGCCCCGTGGTGGCCACGCCCACCCGCTGGTCGCTGCTCGTATCGCCGTACGGTCTGCCGGAGTTGGGCGAGCTGCTGCACTCCCAGGACTGGGTGCCCAGCTCGCTGCGGTTCCACGGCGAGGGCGGCTATGTGGTGCTCCCGCCCTCCCAGATCGGCGCCGGCCAGGTCCGCTGGGAGCGCCCGCCGGCCTCCCCCAAACTCTCCACTTCGTTCGAGCGGGGGGGACCCCCAGCCCCGGCCGCGCCCTGGCTGCCGAAGGTGGCCACGATCGTGGACGCGCTGGTCACGGCGAGCACCGGCTCCCCCGACGGCGGCAGCCGGCTCGCGTACTGA
- a CDS encoding aminopeptidase P family protein has protein sequence MTDELTPETPDEDEQPIKQRKNGLYPGVSDELAENMKSGWADTELHDLQPVEQAPNAARRRAALSARFPGERLVIPAGNLKTRSNDTEYAFRASTEYVYLTGDQTDDSVLVLEPTKDGHEATVHRLPRSNRENGEFWLDGMGELWVGRRHSLGEAEALLGVPCKDVRELAGALKEATGPVRVVRGHDAGIEAALTDKVTAERDEELRVYLSEARAIKDAFEIGELQKAVDSTVRGFEDVVKVLDKAEATSERYIEGTFFLRARVEGNDVGYGSICAAGPHATTLHWVRNNGEVRSGDLLLLDAGVETHTLYTADVTRTLPVNGRYTDLQRTIYDAVYEAQEAGIAAVKPGAAYRDFHDAAQRVLTEKLVEWGLVEGPVERVLELGLQRRWTLHGTGHMLGLDVHDCAAARTEHYVNGTLEPGMVLTVEPGLYFQADDLTVPEEYRGIGVRIEDDILVTDDGNRNLSAALPRRSDEVEAWMAGLLGK, from the coding sequence GTGACCGACGAGCTCACGCCGGAGACCCCGGACGAGGACGAGCAGCCGATCAAGCAGCGCAAGAACGGCCTTTACCCGGGCGTCTCGGATGAGCTCGCGGAGAACATGAAGAGCGGCTGGGCCGACACCGAGCTGCACGATCTGCAGCCGGTCGAGCAGGCCCCGAACGCCGCCCGCCGCCGCGCCGCGCTGTCCGCGCGCTTCCCCGGTGAGCGCCTGGTGATCCCGGCGGGCAACCTGAAGACCCGCTCCAACGACACCGAGTACGCCTTCCGCGCCTCGACGGAGTACGTCTACCTCACCGGCGACCAGACCGACGACAGCGTCCTGGTCCTGGAGCCCACCAAGGACGGCCATGAGGCGACGGTCCACCGGCTGCCCCGCTCCAACCGCGAGAACGGCGAGTTCTGGCTCGACGGCATGGGCGAGCTGTGGGTCGGCCGGCGCCACAGCCTCGGCGAGGCCGAGGCGCTGCTCGGCGTCCCGTGCAAGGACGTACGCGAGCTGGCCGGTGCGCTCAAGGAGGCCACCGGACCGGTCCGGGTGGTGCGCGGTCATGACGCCGGCATCGAGGCCGCGCTCACCGACAAGGTCACCGCCGAGCGCGACGAAGAGCTGCGGGTGTACCTCTCCGAGGCCCGGGCGATCAAGGACGCCTTCGAGATCGGTGAGCTGCAGAAGGCCGTCGACTCGACGGTGCGCGGCTTCGAGGACGTCGTCAAGGTCCTGGACAAGGCCGAGGCGACCAGCGAGCGCTACATCGAGGGCACGTTCTTCCTGCGCGCCCGCGTCGAGGGCAATGACGTCGGCTACGGCTCGATCTGCGCCGCGGGACCGCACGCCACCACCCTGCACTGGGTCCGCAACAACGGCGAGGTGCGCTCCGGCGACCTGCTGCTGCTGGACGCCGGGGTGGAGACCCACACCCTCTACACCGCCGATGTCACCCGCACCCTGCCGGTCAACGGCCGGTACACCGACCTCCAGCGCACGATCTACGACGCGGTGTACGAGGCGCAGGAGGCGGGCATCGCGGCGGTCAAGCCGGGCGCGGCCTACCGCGACTTCCATGACGCGGCGCAGCGGGTGCTCACCGAGAAGCTGGTCGAGTGGGGGCTGGTCGAGGGCCCGGTCGAGCGGGTGCTGGAGCTGGGGCTGCAGCGCCGCTGGACCCTGCACGGCACCGGCCACATGCTCGGCCTGGACGTCCACGACTGCGCCGCGGCCCGTACCGAGCACTACGTCAACGGGACGCTGGAGCCGGGCATGGTGCTGACCGTGGAACCCGGTCTGTACTTCCAGGCGGACGATCTGACGGTGCCCGAGGAGTACCGCGGCATCGGCGTCCGGATCGAGGACGACATCCTCGTGACGGACGACGGCAACCGGAACCTGTCGGCCGCGCTGCCGCGGCGGTCGGACGAGGTCGAGGCCTGGATGGCGGGGCTGCTCGGCAAGTAG
- a CDS encoding ATP-binding protein, with protein sequence MALVVAQEVPTSSIMAVPHGPVGVGMARRRMREELLASGVQDSVVDDAVLVLSELLSNSCRHARPIYEQGSPGSVPPGASVTPDAKDAPAASVRASWRIDAQGRLTVAVTDGGGPTRPLPSTPSVTARGGRGLAIIRSLTKDWGVRDTVTGEVTVWAALSLQGAFATRVDLLPDLPPSLSTGAGVRGGLPLGPAFPEFDDLT encoded by the coding sequence GTGGCGTTGGTGGTGGCACAAGAGGTGCCGACGTCGTCGATCATGGCCGTACCCCATGGTCCAGTGGGTGTGGGCATGGCCAGGCGACGCATGCGTGAAGAGCTGTTGGCAAGTGGAGTTCAGGACAGCGTCGTCGATGACGCGGTGCTCGTCCTGTCGGAGCTGTTGAGCAATTCGTGTCGCCATGCGCGTCCGATATACGAACAGGGATCACCGGGTTCCGTACCGCCCGGCGCATCCGTCACGCCCGACGCGAAGGACGCCCCCGCGGCATCCGTGCGGGCCTCTTGGCGCATCGATGCGCAGGGCCGGCTGACCGTCGCGGTCACGGACGGCGGCGGTCCGACCCGCCCCCTTCCGTCCACTCCGTCGGTCACGGCACGCGGCGGCCGCGGACTGGCGATCATCCGGTCGCTCACCAAGGACTGGGGCGTGCGCGACACGGTCACCGGCGAAGTCACGGTCTGGGCGGCCCTCTCCCTGCAAGGCGCGTTCGCTACGCGCGTGGACCTGCTGCCCGATCTGCCGCCCTCGCTCTCCACGGGCGCGGGCGTGCGGGGCGGCCTGCCGCTGGGTCCGGCCTTCCCGGAATTCGACGACCTGACGTAG
- a CDS encoding PP2C family protein-serine/threonine phosphatase, which translates to MTTPHVPKVAGIEPVLPAPAHTVDPHGPKAPSGCAAGAPSDGSPDGSSDTSAGGCPGDVPGSAPGLVPDISVVDQLAAVQDRLAGWISDLSTLHDLTEQLARTRTLEDALHELLRAGASLVGARRGLVVLAPSDGLGPETTVGLGLGHAEIGHIETVPRRALSYARILDGLPERVTGDDTRSGPLDDTRHPTRDGSRAAGPRDDAPAGPCTEIAEPDIPGEKDLDPRLREVAARLGYAASYAVPLCAEPFGRTGAAVWLYDEPAEPTARQRHLVGLYRAHAAEHLARLLELHRSRRATETLREELLPHRLPRIPGVRLAVRHGTGPRGGGDWYDALPLPDGALGLAVGSVTGCGPSAVAAMGRLRASLRAYAVMEGEDPVAVLSDLELLLRLTEPARSATALFAYTEPPPGAPGGPPVLPGGIADPFARKLLLAGAGHCPPLILGDLRTEFVETSLSAPLGMLACWEAPSVEIEPAGGETLLLYSDGLLHRTGEPMDRAFTRLHAAAAGVPRASRHDPEAVVDHIVRTMLPQGLDDPSSEEDVVLLAAYFEE; encoded by the coding sequence ATGACCACCCCTCACGTGCCGAAAGTGGCTGGAATCGAACCAGTCCTTCCCGCCCCCGCGCACACTGTCGACCCCCATGGGCCGAAAGCGCCCTCGGGATGCGCTGCCGGCGCCCCCTCCGACGGCTCGCCTGACGGCTCGTCCGACACCTCCGCGGGCGGCTGCCCGGGCGATGTGCCCGGATCCGCGCCCGGCCTTGTCCCCGACATCTCCGTCGTCGACCAACTCGCCGCGGTCCAGGACCGGCTGGCCGGCTGGATCTCCGACCTCAGCACCCTGCACGACCTGACCGAACAGCTCGCGCGCACCCGCACGCTGGAGGACGCCCTCCACGAGCTGCTGCGCGCCGGTGCCTCCCTGGTCGGCGCGCGTCGCGGTCTGGTCGTCCTCGCACCGTCCGACGGGCTCGGCCCGGAGACCACCGTCGGCCTCGGCCTCGGCCACGCCGAGATCGGGCATATCGAGACCGTCCCGCGCCGCGCCCTGTCGTACGCGCGGATACTGGACGGCCTCCCGGAGCGGGTCACCGGCGACGACACCCGGTCCGGTCCGCTCGACGACACCCGCCACCCGACGCGCGACGGGAGCCGTGCCGCCGGCCCCCGCGACGACGCGCCGGCGGGCCCCTGCACCGAGATCGCCGAACCGGACATCCCCGGCGAGAAGGACCTCGACCCCCGCCTGCGCGAGGTCGCCGCCCGCCTCGGGTACGCCGCGAGTTATGCGGTCCCGCTCTGCGCCGAACCCTTCGGCAGGACCGGCGCCGCGGTCTGGCTCTACGACGAACCGGCCGAGCCCACCGCACGGCAGCGCCATCTCGTCGGCCTCTACCGCGCGCACGCCGCCGAGCACCTCGCCCGCCTCCTCGAACTCCACCGCAGCCGCCGGGCCACCGAAACCCTCCGCGAGGAACTGTTGCCGCACCGGCTGCCACGGATCCCCGGCGTACGCCTCGCGGTGCGGCACGGCACCGGGCCGCGCGGCGGCGGCGACTGGTACGACGCGCTGCCGCTGCCCGACGGCGCCCTGGGGCTGGCCGTCGGTTCGGTGACCGGCTGCGGGCCGAGCGCGGTGGCTGCCATGGGGCGGCTGCGGGCGTCCCTGCGCGCCTACGCCGTCATGGAGGGCGAGGACCCGGTCGCGGTCCTCTCGGACCTCGAACTGCTGCTCCGGCTGACCGAGCCGGCCCGCAGCGCCACCGCGCTGTTCGCCTACACCGAGCCGCCGCCCGGCGCTCCGGGCGGGCCGCCGGTGCTGCCCGGCGGCATCGCCGATCCCTTCGCCCGCAAGCTGCTGCTGGCCGGGGCCGGTCACTGTCCGCCGCTGATCCTCGGCGATCTGCGGACCGAGTTCGTGGAGACCTCACTGTCCGCGCCGCTGGGCATGCTGGCCTGCTGGGAAGCGCCGAGCGTGGAGATCGAACCGGCCGGCGGCGAGACCCTGCTGCTCTACAGCGACGGGCTGCTGCACCGCACCGGCGAGCCCATGGACCGCGCCTTCACCCGGCTGCACGCGGCCGCCGCCGGCGTTCCCAGGGCGAGCCGCCACGATCCGGAGGCGGTCGTCGATCACATCGTGCGCACGATGCTGCCGCAGGGTCTGGACGATCCGTCGTCGGAGGAGGACGTGGTGCTGCTCGCGGCGTACTTCGAGGAGTAG